The window CCGCAGATCACGATGTCGGCTGATGTGGGGAGCATGAGGCTGATTTTTAACGCATAGTGGCGCAGACGCAAAGAAGATGGTTAGCGGCCATCGGCGATCAGCTTCAGCTTCAATTGTTTACTTGACTGTGGTTAAATGAGGGTATTTACCGATGCGGCCGTCAGATGAGATGAGTGAACAGTTGAAATATCTGGCCGTAGCAACGATCAATTGGTCGGCAGGATCAGATATGGGTATCGAGTACAATCATTGAAGCGCTTCCCACTCATCTTCAAGCAGGCTTGTAAACGGATCGGCAAAGAAGTAGGCCGTTCCTTGTAGCGGATAGCGGTCTGCTACTTCAGCCGAGAACTCGGCAAGGACGATCACTTCGACGCTCTCACCAGCGCGAAAAGGACCGCGCAGTAATAATTCGCCATCTTGCCTTATGATTGTTTTGATCCGAAAGGCTTGAGTTGTGTCTATTACCATGGCCCTATTATAAACCATCTGAAGGCTGTGTGATCGCCTGCAATGATTAAAATGATCACTGTTATCCTAATTTGGTCGGCTGTTCCTTTTATTCGCCAGGATTGAAAGGTTATTCGCCTAAAAATAGGCTATAATTAGGCAAATAATCACCATGTTTAACCCAGCTTACTCTATTTCGTCGGCGCTCTTGCGCGACATTAAGTCGATTACGCTACTGGTGCATGAACTGAACCAGCAGGCTGTACCCGAAGTTGTTCTCATGGAGCAACTGGCCGAGGCGCGCAGCATCTCCACCTATGCCTCGACGAGCATCGAGGGCAACCCGTTGTCCCTAACGGATGTCAAGCGGCTCATCAAGAGTAGTCCCGCGGAACTTGGTCATAGCGAACGGGAGGTCGTCAATTATAATCGGGTGCTGACCTGGTTGAGCCAACAGCAGAACGCGCCTTTCGACGGCGCGTTGTTGCGGCGCATCCACGCCGGGGTGATGGACGGCCTCCTGCCGCCGCACCAGACCGGCCGCTTCCGGCAGGAGCCGGTGATCATCCGCGAGCCGCGCACGGGCGAGGTCTTCTTCCTGCCGCCCGATCACCAGGACGTGGCGGCGTTGATGGCTGAGTTGATCGCCTTTGTGCGCGAAAACGAATCCCTCGATCCGTTGATCATGGCCGGCCTCTTCCACAAACAATTCGTCATCATCCACCCGTTCATGGACGGCAACGGCCGAACGACACGGCTGGCGACCCATCACCTGCTAAACAAGCTAGGCCTGCGGCTGACGAGCCTGTTCAGTTTTGAGAACTATTACAACCGGAATGTCAGTCGCTACTTTCGTCAGGTGGGGGCCTTCGGCAACTACTATGACCAGGCCGCCACGCTCGATTTCACGCCGTGGCTGGAGTACTTCGCCGAGGGAATTTTGGACGAGTTACAGCGGGTGGCGAAGACGATACTCGGTCGCCGCACGCCGCAAACCAGCCTGAAGCCCTATCATCTGGCGATTCTGGCCCACATCGACGCCCACGGCTTCATCACCGACAGCGATTACGCCCGGCTGACGGAACGAGCCAAGGCCACCCGCACGCTGGACTTCAACCGCCTCATCGCGCTCGGCCTCATCGCCCGCCACGGTCGCGGCCGCAACACCCACTACCGCAGACCTGAAGCGATGTGACCGCCCCAATGGAGTAACTGCTCATCCGCCCCGAACCGCCCCACCACCTGCAACCCCAAAGGCCAGCCGGCGGCGTCCGTCCCGGCCGGCAACGAGAGGGCCGGCAGCCCGGCGTGGGTCCACGGCAGAGCCATGACCGGATCGCCGGTGCTATCCAGTCCGCGCAGCGCCGGACCGACGGCCGCCGGGGCGATCCACAGATCGACGGCGTGGGCGTCCATCAGCGCGTGAAATTCATCTCGTAGGCGCGTCCGACCATCCAGCGCCTCACGGTATTGGGCGTCGCTCGTGGCCCGCCCGCGCTCGATCAGTTCGGCCGTCCTGGGGTGGTAGCGGTCGCGGTAGGCCGCGAACCAGTCCGCGTGTGTCCGCGCCGCCTCATAGGCCACCAGGGCGCTATGCCGCCGGTGAATGTCGTCATAGTCGGCCATCGCCGGGACGGGACGCGCCACGTAGCCCGCCGCCGCCAATCGCGCCACGACCGCCCGAAAGTGAGCCAGCCCCGCGGCCGAAGCCCGCATCAGGTAAGGCCCTTCCGGAATACCCAAAACAACCGCCTGCCCTCCCCTAACCCCTCCCGAAGGGAGGGGGATCTGACTCCCTCTCCCTGTGGGAGAGGGTTGGGGAGAGGGTTCTTCTGCCCGCCAATCCCCTATCAGCAAGCTTGCCGCAAGCCCAGCAACCTCGATGGTGGCCGCCAGCCAACCCACCGTATCGGCCGAAGGAGACAGGGGAATAACCCCATCGGTCGCTACCCGGCCGAAGCTGGGTTTGAAGCCGACCACGCCACAGAACGCCGCCGGGCGGATGATCGAGCCGATGGTCTGTGTGCCCAGGGCCAGCGGCGCGAACCCGGCGGCCACGGCGGCGGCCGAACCGCTGCTACTGCCGCCCGGCGTCCGCATCTCGCCCAAGGCCGCGCTCAGCGGGTGGCGCGTGGGGCCGGGGGCGAAGTAGGCGAACTGGGTCGTCACCGTCTTGCCCAGAATGAGCGCTCCGGCCGCTCGCAAGGCCGTCACGCAGCTCGCCTCCGGCCCGGCGAATAGTTCCGGCGGTAACTCGCTGCCGGCGTGGGTGACGAAGCCATCGACGTGGAAGATATCCTTGACGCCCACCAGCGCGCCGAACAGCGGCGGCCGGGCCATCGGGTCGGGATAGCGGCGCAGTAAATCGCTCGCCTCGCGCCGCAACCGGTCAAAGCGACCCGCCTCCGGCAGCAAGGCCAACACCTCAGGCTCGCGCCGGGCAACCAACTGCTCCAGTTCGTCCAGGTAGGTCATCAGGTCCAGGGTCATACGTTTGCCAATCCGCGTAATCTGCGAAATCTGTGGATTTCTTTCTCTTTACGGCGGCGGCATGGCGCAGCGGAAGCCGAGGTTGGCCTGCGATACCGTCGGGTCGAAGTTGTCCCGCGCGGCCACGCCCAGTTCGTCCAGCGGCGTGAGCCACGAGCCGCCGCGCAGCGACTTGAATTCGCCGTCCACCGGGCCGCGCGGATTGGTGTCGGCGATGTCCTCGTAGGCGTCGAAGTCGTACCAGTCGCCCACCCACTCCATGACGTTGCCCAGCATGTCGTAGACGCCCATCGGCGAACGGCCGCCGGGGTAGGTGCCCACCGGCGCGGTATCGCGGAAGCCGTCGTCCCACTCCAGGCTGCGGTCGTCGCGCGGGCAGTTGACGTCGCAGAAGTTCAGCCGCTCGCCGTCAAACGTGTCGCCCCACGGGAACTGGTACTTGACCGACTCGATGGGGTCGAACGAGGCGGCGTACTCCCACTCGGCCTCGCTGGGCAGCCGCGCCCCCTGCCAGGCGCAGAAGGCGTCGGCATCGAACCAACTGACGTTGATGACCGGATAATCATCGAAGGCCGCGTCGCCGTAGTAGCTGTTGTAATAGGTGGCCCCGGCGCGGTCGGGGCGCGGGCAGGCCTCGGCGGCCACGCATTGGGCATAGGCGGCGTTGGTCACCTCGGTCTCGTCGATGTAGAAGGCGTCGATGCGCACCGTCTGGGCCGGCTTCTCGTCGTTCTCCTCGCTCGCGTCATTGCCCAGAGTGAACGTGCCGCCGGGGATGTAGATCATGCGCGAATCGGTCTGGGTGATGAGCGGCTGCGGCGTCGGCGTGGGCGGGATGGTCGGCTCCGGCGTGGGCGAGGGCGTGGGAGCCAGTTGGGTCAGCGCGGCGATGACCGCCGATTGCAGCGTGCCCGTGGCCGCCGCGCCGGCGACCGGCTCCGGCTCCTCGAGGTTGTTCAGCAAATAGAGCGCCCCGACCGCCAGCACCACCAGCACCAGCGCCGCCAGGCCGAAAATCGACCGAGGCTCCATGCGCCGGCGGGAGCGCGGAACCACGCGCGGCGGCGGGGCGGCGTTCGCGGCGGGTGTGGGATCGGAACCGGCGCGACGTAACGGGCTGACAACCGGCGCGGGGCGACCGGCCGGCCGCTCCAGCGCCCGCGCGAAGTCGGCCGCCGTGTCATAGCGCGTATCCGGCCGCAACGACATGGCCCGCCCGGCCACCAGCGACAGGTACGGCTCCACGTTGGGATTCACTTCGCGCGCCGGGGTCAGGTCGCTCAGCCCCGTCTCGCGGCTCAGCGCGTTGGGCGGCAGCTTGCCGGTCAGCAGGCTATAGAGCGTGGCCCCCAGGCTATAGACGTCGGCCGTTGGCCCGACCGCGCCTTGCGCCTGCTGCTCCGGCGCGCCATAGCCCGGCGCATGGGGGCGCACGCCCAGCCCCGGCAGGCCGCTATCGACCAGGAACAGTTCGCCGGCGGGCGTCAGGCGGAGGTTGGCCGGCTTAATGTTCAGGTGCAGCCGGTTTTGCCCGTGCAGATAGGCCAGCGGAGCCGTGGCGGCCTGTAGCCAGGGGGCGATGAGATCGGTCGGCAGTGGGCCGTAGCGGTCGAGCAGCGTTTGCAAATCGACGCCATCGACGTAGCTGCTGACCAGGTATTGGCCGTTGTCGAGGGCGAAGTGATCGAGCACCTGCGGCAGTTGCGGGTGGCTGAGGGCCGCCAGCCGTCGCGCCTCGGCCCGGAAGCGCTTTTGTATCTCCACCGATGCGTCGAGATACTCCTTGATCGCCACGTCGCGCCGGTCGGTGGCGTCCCAGGCGCGATAGGTGGCCCCATACGCGCCGATGGCCAGCGGCACAACGATGCGATAGCGGTGGTGGAGGAGTTCGCCGGGTAAGAGAGGCATGGCTGCTATAGGAGATAATTAACCACGAATTATGGCAGATGTCACGCCGGTTCGGAAATGATTCATTTTGGGGGGAGGAATGGAACGCGGATGACGCGGATTGGCGCGGATTTACGCGGATAAGAATTTGGTCTGATCCGCGTTAATCCGCCCAATCCGCGTCATCCGCGTTCTAATCCTCGCTTGGAATACGGCCGGGCGGGTGATAAGATTGGGGTCAATCAATCACCGCTCCCCCTAAGCGCCCATGTCCAGCCGCCTGCATCGCCTGCTCCTGCTCCTCACCCTGGCCGTCTACCTCATCCTGGCCGTGGGCTATGGTCTGGTCACGCCGCTCTTCGAGACGCCCGACGAGCAATTGCACTACTTCACGGCCGACTTCATCGCCCGCGAGGGGCGGCTGCCGAAGATTGGCGACCCCGGCCTGATGGGTCAGGAAGCGGCCCAGCCACCACTCTACTACGCGCTGGGGGCGCTGCTGGTGCGTGTCGCTCAGGCCCGCGCCGGCGACCAACTGCTGTGGGCCAATCCACGCACCGACACGTCGGCCGTGGCCGGGCAACTGTGGCACAACCCCCAGGCCGACCCCGTAGACCCACGCGGCGAAAGCCGGGCCACGCCGCCGATCAACGTCAATATGTTCATCCACGGCCCGGCCGAGGCCTGGCCGTGGCAGGGGTACGCGCTGGCCGCCCATCTCATCCGCTTGCTCTCGGCCTTGTTCGGGCTGGGTACGCTGTTGTGCATCTATGGCGCGGGTCGCGTGGTCTGGCCGGCCGCGCCCAACCGCGCCCTGCTGGCGATGGCGCTGGTGGCCTTCCTACCGCAATTCGCCTTCCTCCACGGCGCGGTCAGCAACGACGCGGCCATCACCTTCTTGAGCGCGGCGGCGATATGGCAGTTGCTGAGAATTACGAATTACGAATTACGAATTACGAATGAAGAGGGGGCGGCGAGCGGCCATGCCCCACGCGGCATTCGTCATTCATGGCTCGTCGCTCTTGGTTTTACGATTGGTCTGGCCATGCTGTCCAAGGCCGCCGGGCTGTTGCTGCTGGTCTATTGCGCGGGTGTCGTCGGTGTCCACATCTGGCGTCTGATCCCCCTCCCTTCGGGAGGGGTTAGGGGAGGGTCTTTTGCCCGTGCGGCCCGCGCAACCGGGTCGGCGGCCCTGGTGGCCGCGCCGGCGCTGCTGCTGGGCGGCTGGCTGCTGTGGCGCAACTGGACGCTCTACGGCGACCCCACGGCGGCCAATCAGTTCGTCCTGATGGCCGGCGGCGAGCGCCCCTATTCGCTCTATCAGGTGTGGCTCGACATGGATCGGATTTTGGCGTCGCTCTTCGCCCTCTTCGGCTGGATGAATCTCCAGCCGCCGGCCTGGGTGTGGGCGGTGTGGGGCGTCATCGCCGGCGTCGCCACGGTCGGGGCGGTGGGGGGCGTGGCGGCGGCCGTCCGGCGGAAGCGGCCCCGGTTCGACCTGTTCGCCCTCTTGCTCCATCCGGCGGTCATCCTGTTCGGCTGGTTCGTGCTGGTGGCCGCGGCCTGGCTCCAGTTCATGCTGCGCACCCCGGCCGATCAGGGGCGGCTCTTCTTCCCGGCCCTCATCCCGATGGCGCTGGGCGCGGCCTATGGCCTCAGCCGCTGGCCGCGACCGTGGACGCAACTGGCCGCCGTGGGCGCGGCCCTGGTCACCAGTGTCTACTGCCTGGCCGTGGTCATCCCCACCGCTTACGCGCCGTCGCCGGTCGTCGCCGCCCTGCCCGCCGACGCCATCCCACTCAACGTCACGTTTCCCGAAGGGCTGGAGCTGCTCGGCGCGCGCGTCGATACACCGGCTGTCAGTGTGGGCGATTGGGTCTGGCTGACGCTCTATTGGCGTCGCCCGGCCGAGCTGCCGCCCGGCGCGCCGCTGGCTCATCTGGAACTATTCGGCCGCGCCTTTGAGCGCATCGGCCTGCTGACCGGCTACCACGGCCGGGGCAATTCGCCGGCCACGCTCTGGCCGCCGGGCGAGATCATCGCCGACCGCATGGCCGTGCGCGTGCTGGAGGAGAGTGTTGCCCCGGTCGAGGCCCTGCTGACGATGAAGCTCGACGAGGAGGCGCCGCGCAACGACGTCGCCACGGTGAAGATCGTGCCCCCCGCCTGGCCGGAGCCGGTCGCGCCGCTGGCGACGCTGGGCGAGGGGATCGAACTGACGGCGGCCGAGCTAACGCCGACGGCCGCCGCGCCGGGCGATTCGGTCGCGGTGCGCCTGGGCTGGCAGGTGACCGCCCCGCCCGGCCCCAATCTGCTGCACGTTTTCGTCCACCTGGGCGACCCGACCCAGCTACCGCTGGCCCAATACGACGGCCCGGTGATGGGCGGCGCGTACCCGTCGCGCCTGTGGGCCGCCGGTGAACGCTTTGACGAGACGGTGACGCTGACGCTGCCGGCCGATCTGCCGCCGGGCGAATACCCGGTCAGCGTCGGCTTATACGATTATGCCGGCGGCGCGCGCCTGCCACTGACGGTGGACGGCCAACGCCAACCCAACGACGCCTACGCGCTGGATCAACTGCTCATCGTTCGCTGACGCCCGCCGTGGCTCTCTCAATGCACGATCAATTTATAGAGCGTGCCGTTGGCGTAGCCCGCCCCATATAATTCGCCGTGGACGTCCTCGCCGAAGGTGGTGAAGTTGACACCCGTCTCGCCGGCCAAGGCGACCTTCCATTGCCCGTTCACCTGGGCCATCGTCCAAATCCGGCCGCTGCACCAGTCGCCGAAGAAGTAGCGGCCGTAAAGGATGGGGAATTGCGTGCCGCGATAGACATTGCCACCGATGACCGAACATTCGCCCTGGCTGTGGTCATACTCGTGCACCGGAAAGACAAACTGCGTCTCGGCCGGGCAATCTTCGGCCAGCTCGGGGTGGATGGTGGTATAGTTGGTTGTGCCTTCCCAGCAGTGCCAGCCGAAGTTGGCCCCGCCCGGCCCGAGGCTGGAATAGACGTTGACTTCCTCATGCAGCCATTCGCCGACGTCGGCGATGAAGATGTTGCCGGTCTTCTGATCGATCGACATCCGCCACGGATTGCGCAAGCCCTTGGCCCAAATCTCGTCGCAGCCATCGTCGCCCAGCCACGGGTTGGTCCTGGGGATGGAGTAGAAGGTGGAAACGCCGCAATCCTGGGGCAGGCCGCGATCGGGATCGGGATCGATGCGCAGGATCGATCCCAGCAGCGTATCACGCCGCTGGGAATTGTTGTTCGGGTCGCCGGGGACACCCCAGGAATCATAAGGGTCCGGCCCGCCGTCGCCGATGGGGATATAGAGATAGCCGTCCGGCCCAAAGACCAGATCGCCCGCGTTATGGACCGCACTCGGCCCGCCGCTGGCCTCCGGCTTGCGAATGCCCATCAAATAACGATACTTTGTCGTGTCGACCACATTGGGGTTAGTCGCTTTAATTTCGCCGCGCGTGACCGCGATCGAGGCCGGGGTCGTGTAGGCGAAATAGAAGTAAGGGGTTTGCGGGAAGTCGGGGTGGAACGCCAGCCCTAATAGTCCCCGCTCAAAGTTGCCCTCATGGTGCACGAGGTCGGTGGCATCCATGAAGAGCGTGGGGTCGATCGTGCCATCCGGGTAGACGATCCACACCTTGCCCTCGCGGTTGCCGACGAAGAGACGGTCATCGCCGGCGTGGGCGATGACCGTGATCGAAACATTGTCGAAACCGACGGTGAACGGCACCAGTTCGATCTGCGGCGGCCAGGGCTTCCCGGTATAGGGCAGATAGATCTTGCCCGCCGCCGCGGCCGGCCGCGGCGCGGTAACGGCCAGGGCCTGACGACCGGCCAGCAGGAACAGGGTAATGATCAGCAGCGACAGCGCCGGAACCAACCAACGCCGTAAACGAGCGGGTGTAGTCCCCATAATTGACTCCTTGAGCCTCAACGCGGCGACACCCCACCCGACAAAAACCGGAGCCGGGCAAGGAGGGCCGACAGACAGTTAAGTTAGACCGGGTCGGCCGGTAGCCGGATGTCTCGCATTGGCTCCCCCGGTCGGCCGACCTAGGCCGGACAAGGCAAATTGCCTATCTATCTGTGCATTTTAGAACAAATGGGGCCGTTTGCCACCAATTTCATTCCAGTTCCAGCACCAACGGCGCGGCCACCAGCCCCCGCCGCCCGTAATGATCATCGAAGACGGCCGTGACGTGGTTCAGCCCGCCGTCGGGTAGGACGCGGCTGAGGACGATGGGCACGTCCACCGTGCCCGCCGCGCCGATGATGGCCGTGTACTCGCGGGTGGTGATGGCGCTGTTGGACTCGAACGGGTCAATGTCGAAGCCGCCGCCCGGCAGCCCCTCGGTGAACAATCCGCCCTCGGCCACCAGGACGATCACCGGCCGCCCCACCGGGCCGTGGACGCGCACCGTCTGGTTCGGTTGGCTGACGACTGCCGGGCTGCCGCCGCCAACCAGTTCAATCACCGGCCGCTCCGGCCCGCCGGGGCGCAGGACGGCCACCGCCCCGCTGTGGTCTGTGCCCGCGCTGCCGGGGTCGGCCATGCGGAAGGCGTCGTTGACCAGCACCGTGCCGTCGTCGAAGGTGGCGGTAATCGTCGCCCCCACCAGTTCCAGCCCGCCGACGCTGCCCGATTCAAAGGGGCCGGGCGCGCTGACGCCGCGAATACTCGTCGGATCGACGTCGACGGAGAACTCGAAGCGGTCGCCCCGGTAAAAATCGCTGAACTTTAGGATCAGCACGTCGAAGCCATCGTCGTGCGGCTCTTCATACGCGTGACCGACGAAGTTTAGCCCGACTTCCACGTCCACTCTAACGTCTTTGGCCACGGTGTCGCCCGCCTGGCCGTAGGGATCAAAAACCATGTCGGGGAAGATGGCCGTGGACAGGTCGATGCGCAGCTCCGTCAGGTACTGACCGTCCTGCGATTCGTTGGCGATGATGAATGAGCCGGTGTTGAACGTGCTGGCGTTGATGGGCTTAAAGCGGGTGATCGTCACCGAGGCCGCGGCGCTATAGGGGGCCGGCGTCGGTGTGGGCGGCGGCGTGGCGGTGGCCGTCGGCGATGGCGTGACCGTTGGCGTCGCCGTAACGCCGTAGGCGATCATCGGCAAATGGGCCAGGGCGTCCGGTGTCCGCGAGGGGGTGGCGGTGAGGTCGGGCAGCGCCTGGCCCGTCGCCGGCCGCCCGGCCAGGGCCAATACGCCGGCCAGTATCAGTACGATTAGCGCGCAACTCATCAGACGGGTGGTGATCGATTTCATCTTGTCTCCCCTTGCCGCAAAGTGACCTTTAGCGGCGCTATGGATTGAGCGAAATAGTATAGGCGTTATCGGGCAGCGGTTGCCCGGCTTGTGTCGCCGGCAGCCGTTGGCCCGTGGCCGGATCGTACAGGCCGACCAGCGCCCGCGTCGCCCCGTCCGGCAGCGGCCGTACATCGCGGATGACGTCGCCCGCCCGCCAGATGGTGGTGGGGCTGAGGCCGTCGTTGGGCGGGCCGTCGAGTTGGGCCACCACCGCGCCGGCGTCGTCCAGCAGGTGGACGAAAACCGTGTAATCGACGGTGGGCGCGCCGCCGGCCGCCCACCATAGAACTAGCGCCGGGCCGCCGGCCGTCTGTTCAACGGTCACGCTCAGCAGGCGGATGGCCTCGCCGAAGGTCACCGGCTCCGCCAACGGGTCGGGCGCGACCAGCGGCGCGGCCGGGCGCACCACGGTTGAGGCCACAATGGGCGGCGCGCCAAGCGCTTGCCCGTTGGCCGTGGTGGCAACGTCCTGCCCGGCCACGTGGGCGGCTACCTGCACCAGGGCCGCCGTGGGGCCGTTCAGCTCGCCGGACGGGACGAGCGTCAACCGGTCGCGGTAGGCGTCGCCCGCCCGCCAGCCGGCCGTGGGGTTCATCCCCTGGCCGGGGAAGCTGTTGTGCTCGGCCAGTTTGCGCCAGCCGCCGGCGGCGGGGATGAGCAACTGGGTGGCGATGGTGTAGTCGGCGTCGAGGTCGGCGGCGGCGCGCCAGGTGAGGCTCAGGTCGGCTTGGCGGCCGATGGTCAGCGGCTCGATAGTCACCACGGCCAGTTCCAGCGCGCCATCGTAGACCACCCCGGTGGATTCATTCGGCGGCGTCACGCGCTCGGCTTGCGGGTAGAGGGCGGGCAGATGGAACAGCAGCAGGCCGAAGGCGATGAGCGGCGGCACGGCGGCGGCCACGGCGCAGGCCGCCGCCCGCCGCCGCGCCGGCCACCAACGGGCGTAGCCGGCGGCCAGCAGCCAGGCCAGCGCCGGCAGCCCTGGCAACCACCAGCGCGCCTCGGGCACCATCCAGCCCGCTTCCTTCACCGTGAGGGCCTTGACGGCGAAGTAGAGGTAGCTGATGCCCAGAAAACCGAGTAAGACCATTAAAGTGACGAGTGGGGAACGCTTCCCACTCGTCACTCGTTTGCTCCAGCCCAGCAGCATAAAACCCACCGCCGCCAGCCAGAACGCATACAGCCAATCCGGCCCGTAGCCCACATCGCCCGCGCTCCAGTCGAGCCAATAGGAGCGCCACACGGCGGGCAGGAAGGGGATGACGTGGCCGAAGTCGAGCGGGCCAAGGGCCAGGACGCGGCCGACCGGCAGGCTGCCCGACAGCCCCAGCGTGTCGGCCATCCGCACCGTGTTGAGCCACAGCCAGCCGGCCCACAGCGGCAGCAGGCCGAGCGCCACCCAGCCCGCTGCGGCCAGCGTGCGCCCCGGCCGCAGCGGGGCCAGCAGATGCCCCAACAAGACGACCGCCGGAAAGATTAGCACGAAGACGCCGTTGGCCTTGGTCAGGATGGTTAGGGCGGTCAGTAAGCCCAGGATGAGATATGAGTAGCGGGTGGCGGGTGGCGAGTGGCGGGTGCTCTGAATTCCTAATTCGTAATTCCTAATTCCTAATTCGTTCTGTAGCAGGAGCACGGCGGAAGACATGATGATCGCCACCATCGCCGT is drawn from Candidatus Promineifilum breve and contains these coding sequences:
- a CDS encoding Fic family protein, encoding MFNPAYSISSALLRDIKSITLLVHELNQQAVPEVVLMEQLAEARSISTYASTSIEGNPLSLTDVKRLIKSSPAELGHSEREVVNYNRVLTWLSQQQNAPFDGALLRRIHAGVMDGLLPPHQTGRFRQEPVIIREPRTGEVFFLPPDHQDVAALMAELIAFVRENESLDPLIMAGLFHKQFVIIHPFMDGNGRTTRLATHHLLNKLGLRLTSLFSFENYYNRNVSRYFRQVGAFGNYYDQAATLDFTPWLEYFAEGILDELQRVAKTILGRRTPQTSLKPYHLAILAHIDAHGFITDSDYARLTERAKATRTLDFNRLIALGLIARHGRGRNTHYRRPEAM
- a CDS encoding amidase, which codes for MTLDLMTYLDELEQLVARREPEVLALLPEAGRFDRLRREASDLLRRYPDPMARPPLFGALVGVKDIFHVDGFVTHAGSELPPELFAGPEASCVTALRAAGALILGKTVTTQFAYFAPGPTRHPLSAALGEMRTPGGSSSGSAAAVAAGFAPLALGTQTIGSIIRPAAFCGVVGFKPSFGRVATDGVIPLSPSADTVGWLAATIEVAGLAASLLIGDWRAEEPSPQPSPTGRGSQIPLPSGGVRGGQAVVLGIPEGPYLMRASAAGLAHFRAVVARLAAAGYVARPVPAMADYDDIHRRHSALVAYEAARTHADWFAAYRDRYHPRTAELIERGRATSDAQYREALDGRTRLRDEFHALMDAHAVDLWIAPAAVGPALRGLDSTGDPVMALPWTHAGLPALSLPAGTDAAGWPLGLQVVGRFGADEQLLHWGGHIASGLR
- a CDS encoding bifunctional serine/threonine-protein kinase/formylglycine-generating enzyme family protein is translated as MPLLPGELLHHRYRIVVPLAIGAYGATYRAWDATDRRDVAIKEYLDASVEIQKRFRAEARRLAALSHPQLPQVLDHFALDNGQYLVSSYVDGVDLQTLLDRYGPLPTDLIAPWLQAATAPLAYLHGQNRLHLNIKPANLRLTPAGELFLVDSGLPGLGVRPHAPGYGAPEQQAQGAVGPTADVYSLGATLYSLLTGKLPPNALSRETGLSDLTPAREVNPNVEPYLSLVAGRAMSLRPDTRYDTAADFARALERPAGRPAPVVSPLRRAGSDPTPAANAAPPPRVVPRSRRRMEPRSIFGLAALVLVVLAVGALYLLNNLEEPEPVAGAAATGTLQSAVIAALTQLAPTPSPTPEPTIPPTPTPQPLITQTDSRMIYIPGGTFTLGNDASEENDEKPAQTVRIDAFYIDETEVTNAAYAQCVAAEACPRPDRAGATYYNSYYGDAAFDDYPVINVSWFDADAFCAWQGARLPSEAEWEYAASFDPIESVKYQFPWGDTFDGERLNFCDVNCPRDDRSLEWDDGFRDTAPVGTYPGGRSPMGVYDMLGNVMEWVGDWYDFDAYEDIADTNPRGPVDGEFKSLRGGSWLTPLDELGVAARDNFDPTVSQANLGFRCAMPPP
- a CDS encoding phospholipid carrier-dependent glycosyltransferase, with amino-acid sequence MSSRLHRLLLLLTLAVYLILAVGYGLVTPLFETPDEQLHYFTADFIAREGRLPKIGDPGLMGQEAAQPPLYYALGALLVRVAQARAGDQLLWANPRTDTSAVAGQLWHNPQADPVDPRGESRATPPINVNMFIHGPAEAWPWQGYALAAHLIRLLSALFGLGTLLCIYGAGRVVWPAAPNRALLAMALVAFLPQFAFLHGAVSNDAAITFLSAAAIWQLLRITNYELRITNEEGAASGHAPRGIRHSWLVALGFTIGLAMLSKAAGLLLLVYCAGVVGVHIWRLIPLPSGGVRGGSFARAARATGSAALVAAPALLLGGWLLWRNWTLYGDPTAANQFVLMAGGERPYSLYQVWLDMDRILASLFALFGWMNLQPPAWVWAVWGVIAGVATVGAVGGVAAAVRRKRPRFDLFALLLHPAVILFGWFVLVAAAWLQFMLRTPADQGRLFFPALIPMALGAAYGLSRWPRPWTQLAAVGAALVTSVYCLAVVIPTAYAPSPVVAALPADAIPLNVTFPEGLELLGARVDTPAVSVGDWVWLTLYWRRPAELPPGAPLAHLELFGRAFERIGLLTGYHGRGNSPATLWPPGEIIADRMAVRVLEESVAPVEALLTMKLDEEAPRNDVATVKIVPPAWPEPVAPLATLGEGIELTAAELTPTAAAPGDSVAVRLGWQVTAPPGPNLLHVFVHLGDPTQLPLAQYDGPVMGGAYPSRLWAAGERFDETVTLTLPADLPPGEYPVSVGLYDYAGGARLPLTVDGQRQPNDAYALDQLLIVR
- a CDS encoding PQQ-dependent sugar dehydrogenase, with the translated sequence MGTTPARLRRWLVPALSLLIITLFLLAGRQALAVTAPRPAAAAGKIYLPYTGKPWPPQIELVPFTVGFDNVSITVIAHAGDDRLFVGNREGKVWIVYPDGTIDPTLFMDATDLVHHEGNFERGLLGLAFHPDFPQTPYFYFAYTTPASIAVTRGEIKATNPNVVDTTKYRYLMGIRKPEASGGPSAVHNAGDLVFGPDGYLYIPIGDGGPDPYDSWGVPGDPNNNSQRRDTLLGSILRIDPDPDRGLPQDCGVSTFYSIPRTNPWLGDDGCDEIWAKGLRNPWRMSIDQKTGNIFIADVGEWLHEEVNVYSSLGPGGANFGWHCWEGTTNYTTIHPELAEDCPAETQFVFPVHEYDHSQGECSVIGGNVYRGTQFPILYGRYFFGDWCSGRIWTMAQVNGQWKVALAGETGVNFTTFGEDVHGELYGAGYANGTLYKLIVH
- a CDS encoding ArnT family glycosyltransferase, producing MNAPRRHLWLITGLLLLYFVAAVGMAFRLPAHATPNELLNFEYVQVMRQIRGLPNRGLVDSEVRYTEWHQPPLYFTWAALVGLSVPVEPSAVNPPPPIAVEENPHYLSTPRGNLNPVVHVTPRTTPLLYTSRLAAALLGLVGVAMLYRAGRRVYGPWVGLLMASILAFQPGYLHLSGSVNNDMPLTAMVAIIMSSAVLLLQNELGIRNYELGIQSTRHSPPATRYSYLILGLLTALTILTKANGVFVLIFPAVVLLGHLLAPLRPGRTLAAAGWVALGLLPLWAGWLWLNTVRMADTLGLSGSLPVGRVLALGPLDFGHVIPFLPAVWRSYWLDWSAGDVGYGPDWLYAFWLAAVGFMLLGWSKRVTSGKRSPLVTLMVLLGFLGISYLYFAVKALTVKEAGWMVPEARWWLPGLPALAWLLAAGYARWWPARRRAAACAVAAAVPPLIAFGLLLFHLPALYPQAERVTPPNESTGVVYDGALELAVVTIEPLTIGRQADLSLTWRAAADLDADYTIATQLLIPAAGGWRKLAEHNSFPGQGMNPTAGWRAGDAYRDRLTLVPSGELNGPTAALVQVAAHVAGQDVATTANGQALGAPPIVASTVVRPAAPLVAPDPLAEPVTFGEAIRLLSVTVEQTAGGPALVLWWAAGGAPTVDYTVFVHLLDDAGAVVAQLDGPPNDGLSPTTIWRAGDVIRDVRPLPDGATRALVGLYDPATGQRLPATQAGQPLPDNAYTISLNP